In Sphingobacterium thalpophilum, a genomic segment contains:
- a CDS encoding thioesterase family protein codes for MENIFYQGQIIWAQIDANRHMRHSAYADICAQARSNMLNKMGFSLDKFAEFHIGPILFREELIYFKEVHLDEYVQVKVELTKYNKTNSRFSFIHQVFRNDGVLCCTVNVDGAWLDLQKRKLTKLPEEMEPYLARIPRSENYTETA; via the coding sequence ATGGAGAATATATTTTATCAAGGTCAAATTATATGGGCGCAGATCGACGCAAATAGACATATGCGGCATTCTGCTTACGCAGACATATGCGCTCAGGCCCGTAGTAATATGTTGAACAAAATGGGCTTTTCATTGGATAAATTTGCCGAATTTCATATCGGTCCGATTTTATTCAGGGAAGAACTTATCTATTTTAAAGAAGTACATTTGGATGAATATGTACAGGTAAAAGTAGAACTGACCAAATACAACAAAACAAATAGTCGTTTTTCATTTATACATCAGGTTTTTCGTAATGACGGAGTTTTGTGCTGTACCGTTAACGTCGATGGAGCCTGGCTGGACCTTCAAAAGCGGAAATTAACCAAATTACCAGAAGAGATGGAGCCTTATCTCGCCAGAATTCCCCGATCTGAAAACTATACGGAAACTGCATAG
- a CDS encoding RNA polymerase sigma factor, translating into MNPSEIEFLRLIDENKGILVKVSRMYMDDHEGRQDLYQEIVYQLWKSYATFKQQSKFSTWMYRVALNTAMVFLKKEKKHQIYDALEERHDFAEEAYDTDKDEQLKVFYQAVQELNAIEKALIFLFLEGQSHREIAENLGISEVNARVKLNRTKERIQQIIKKYKYEF; encoded by the coding sequence GTGAACCCATCGGAAATAGAATTTCTTCGACTCATTGACGAGAATAAAGGTATTCTCGTTAAGGTGAGCCGTATGTATATGGATGATCACGAGGGGCGGCAAGATCTGTATCAGGAAATCGTGTATCAGCTGTGGAAATCCTATGCGACATTTAAGCAACAGAGTAAATTTTCAACGTGGATGTACCGTGTTGCCCTCAATACCGCAATGGTATTCTTAAAAAAAGAAAAGAAGCATCAGATTTATGATGCCTTAGAGGAGCGACATGATTTTGCAGAAGAAGCTTACGATACCGATAAAGATGAGCAACTGAAAGTCTTTTACCAGGCCGTTCAAGAGCTCAATGCAATTGAAAAAGCCCTGATATTTTTGTTTTTGGAAGGTCAAAGTCATCGCGAGATTGCAGAGAATCTGGGTATATCGGAAGTCAATGCCCGCGTAAAATTAAACCGCACGAAGGAGCGAATTCAACAAATCATTAAAAAATACAAGTATGAATTTTGA
- a CDS encoding AarF/UbiB family protein, whose amino-acid sequence MYNPTKKLQRSSQILSILAKYGFKDAIARLPWKGPRSAVEHPIDVDEIGVYARIRMALEELGPAFIKLGQSASTREGLLPKELVEELKRLEDNVPPFEVDIKSYLKEELELDIEEHFQEIAAEPFAAASIAQVYRATLKDGTPVVLKVRRPGIDEVMRCDLALMRDIAKILTMYNDVLENLNLLLIVESFATTMQEEMSLMIERHNIERFTKNFKGNKLIKVPRVYPELSSDRVLCMEYLDGFKVTDAVEIKRRGMDVQTLVKNGINLYLEQVIIHGFFHGDPHPGNMMVMPDGRIAFLDFGNMGKLLGIDRRQLEEFIQSAISEDAVRLADVIEDVAVVSHIPDRNRFERSLYEIFDMIDNVSLGDLSLDLLFNKLWNIIGDNRLYFPEYIYQLMRGISLMEGIGRQIYPDLNIMESIKPFARRIMMERLSPEAIFKKGKHKVESFARDVEKLPEDMRALVRLFRTGNFTLNHRLISARSFNAILRRGVNRIVIGIMFMSLNLLGGMIIVARVEPQWWGIPIFAWICLGSAWVFAIYLFVAMIRAKDND is encoded by the coding sequence ATGTATAATCCGACAAAGAAGTTACAGCGCAGTTCCCAGATCTTAAGTATATTGGCCAAATATGGTTTTAAAGATGCAATCGCTCGATTGCCGTGGAAAGGACCCAGATCAGCCGTAGAACATCCTATTGATGTCGATGAGATCGGTGTTTATGCCCGTATTCGCATGGCGCTTGAGGAGCTCGGTCCGGCTTTTATCAAGCTTGGACAATCTGCTTCGACCCGGGAAGGATTGTTGCCCAAAGAGCTTGTAGAGGAACTGAAGCGTCTAGAGGACAATGTTCCGCCCTTTGAAGTGGATATTAAATCTTATCTGAAGGAAGAACTGGAGCTGGATATTGAGGAGCATTTCCAGGAGATTGCTGCGGAACCTTTTGCTGCGGCTTCTATTGCACAGGTATATCGCGCAACCTTAAAAGATGGAACCCCTGTGGTTTTAAAAGTCCGACGTCCCGGTATCGATGAGGTTATGCGCTGTGATCTAGCACTCATGCGTGATATTGCCAAAATCCTGACCATGTACAATGATGTACTGGAAAACCTTAATCTTCTGCTAATTGTTGAATCTTTCGCTACGACCATGCAGGAAGAGATGTCCCTGATGATTGAGCGACATAACATCGAACGCTTCACGAAGAACTTTAAAGGAAATAAACTGATCAAGGTGCCTCGTGTTTATCCTGAACTCTCCTCGGACCGTGTTCTTTGCATGGAATATCTTGATGGTTTCAAGGTAACTGATGCCGTTGAAATTAAACGTCGGGGAATGGATGTCCAAACGCTGGTCAAAAATGGGATCAATTTATACCTTGAGCAAGTGATTATTCATGGTTTCTTTCATGGCGACCCCCATCCCGGCAATATGATGGTGATGCCGGATGGACGGATTGCTTTTTTGGATTTTGGAAATATGGGTAAATTATTGGGAATAGACCGTAGGCAGCTTGAGGAGTTTATTCAATCGGCTATTTCCGAAGATGCTGTCCGTTTAGCCGATGTGATTGAAGACGTTGCGGTGGTGAGCCATATTCCGGACCGTAACCGGTTTGAAAGATCCCTATATGAGATTTTCGATATGATTGATAATGTGTCTCTCGGGGATCTTAGCTTAGATTTATTATTCAATAAATTGTGGAACATCATTGGCGACAACCGCTTGTATTTTCCGGAATATATCTATCAGTTGATGCGGGGCATTTCGTTGATGGAAGGTATTGGACGCCAGATATATCCCGATCTTAATATTATGGAGAGTATCAAGCCTTTTGCACGAAGGATTATGATGGAGCGACTCTCTCCAGAGGCGATATTCAAAAAAGGAAAACATAAAGTTGAATCTTTTGCCCGCGATGTCGAAAAACTCCCTGAAGATATGCGTGCTCTTGTACGTTTGTTTCGGACGGGAAATTTTACACTCAACCATCGTCTGATCAGTGCACGATCTTTTAATGCCATTTTACGCAGGGGGGTCAATCGTATTGTCATCGGAATTATGTTTATGTCACTCAATTTACTGGGCGGAATGATTATCGTTGCAAGGGTAGAACCGCAGTGGTGGGGAATTCCCATTTTTGCCTGGATATGCCTTGGCTCCGCATGGGTCTTTGCTATATATTTATTTGTCGCCATGATCCGGGCAAAGGACAACGATTAG
- a CDS encoding SDR family oxidoreductase, producing the protein MEINLNGKKALIGASSAGIGAGIAQVLASCGVSVTLASRHEEKLQRTCESLDTSKGQVHQYILVDYNDHEAYKKQITHYFESNKVDILINNSNGPQAGTIDQKNLADYQHAFELLFQNHCYTTSCALPYMLANRYGRIINVSSSTVKEPVSNLVLSNTIRTALISWSKSLAVDVAKDGVTVNSILTGLFDTDRIQSLTKLDAQRLGISYEEALQVRLKQVPAQRLGKPEEYGYLVAFLCSEYAGYLTGTNIPLDGGMLKGL; encoded by the coding sequence ATGGAAATCAATCTAAATGGGAAAAAGGCGTTGATCGGAGCGAGTTCTGCTGGTATAGGTGCAGGTATTGCCCAGGTGCTTGCCTCTTGTGGCGTATCTGTAACTTTAGCTTCCCGACATGAGGAAAAGCTACAGCGTACCTGTGAAAGTCTTGATACTTCCAAAGGGCAGGTGCATCAGTATATCCTGGTGGATTACAATGATCACGAAGCGTACAAAAAGCAAATAACACATTATTTTGAGTCGAATAAGGTTGATATTTTGATCAATAATTCGAATGGCCCACAAGCAGGAACCATAGACCAAAAAAATCTGGCGGATTACCAACATGCTTTTGAACTCTTATTTCAAAATCACTGTTACACAACCTCATGTGCGCTGCCGTATATGTTGGCAAACCGATACGGACGTATTATTAATGTGTCTTCTTCAACAGTGAAAGAACCGGTGTCTAATTTAGTGTTGTCCAATACGATCCGTACAGCATTGATTAGCTGGAGTAAATCGTTGGCCGTGGATGTTGCTAAAGACGGTGTGACTGTCAACAGCATCTTAACAGGTCTGTTTGATACGGATCGTATCCAGTCGCTAACCAAGCTAGATGCACAACGTCTGGGAATTTCCTATGAGGAAGCGTTGCAAGTGCGGTTAAAACAGGTTCCTGCACAGCGCCTGGGTAAGCCTGAAGAATACGGTTATCTCGTCGCTTTCCTTTGCTCCGAATATGCAGGTTATCTGACTGGGACCAATATTCCACTGGATGGCGGTATGTTAAAAGGCTTATAA
- a CDS encoding YceI family protein, with the protein MNKFFQILAVAVLMVNVAVAQVKWSADPAHTNARFDVKHLGISFVDGEFTKVEGTVETATGTGFNNAKVNFSIDVNSIDTRIAARDNHLKTDDFFAAEKFPKMTLKSISFKNAKVKGKYIMIADLTIRDVTKKVTFDVTQNGGIITDPWGKTRAGFTAKTKINRQDFGMKYNDKLPSGVEAVASDVDIIVNTELVLN; encoded by the coding sequence ATGAATAAATTTTTCCAAATTCTGGCTGTAGCAGTATTAATGGTTAATGTTGCTGTAGCACAAGTAAAATGGTCTGCAGACCCTGCGCATACAAATGCAAGATTCGATGTAAAACACCTTGGAATCAGCTTTGTTGATGGTGAATTCACAAAGGTAGAAGGTACAGTTGAAACTGCAACAGGAACAGGCTTTAACAATGCTAAAGTTAATTTTTCTATCGACGTCAACAGCATCGATACACGTATAGCTGCCCGTGACAATCATTTGAAGACCGATGATTTCTTTGCTGCGGAAAAATTCCCTAAAATGACATTAAAGTCTATCAGTTTTAAAAATGCGAAAGTAAAAGGAAAATATATTATGATAGCAGATTTGACTATTCGTGATGTAACGAAAAAAGTAACTTTCGATGTGACTCAAAATGGCGGAATCATTACCGACCCTTGGGGAAAAACACGTGCTGGCTTTACTGCTAAAACAAAAATTAACCGTCAGGATTTCGGCATGAAATACAATGATAAATTACCTTCTGGTGTAGAAGCGGTTGCTTCTGATGTTGACATCATTGTCAATACCGAATTGGTATTGAACTAA
- a CDS encoding Crp/Fnr family transcriptional regulator: MIKLNKSNSQQLNYFNLGLTGIKQLVKLALQNFVFYSQMEQFKEFVKQRIDVTEEELNDIVSRYQVRKIKKKEYFLRAGEVCHHEAYVISGLFKSFYVTADGIEHILQFAIEDWWIGDIASFNYQEPALQNIQALENAVVLTLSKKNKDKLYEDHPIFEKLSRIMAQRAQIASQHRIISSIGFTAQERYLDFIKRYPKIYPRISNMQLASYLGVTQEFLSRLKRQILKPNRNS; encoded by the coding sequence TTGATCAAATTGAATAAAAGCAATAGCCAGCAACTGAATTATTTTAACTTAGGATTGACAGGAATCAAACAGCTTGTTAAATTAGCATTGCAAAATTTCGTATTTTACAGCCAAATGGAACAATTCAAGGAATTTGTAAAACAACGCATTGATGTCACTGAGGAAGAACTGAATGACATCGTTTCACGTTATCAGGTAAGGAAAATAAAGAAAAAAGAATACTTTCTCCGGGCCGGAGAGGTGTGCCACCATGAAGCATACGTGATCAGCGGTTTATTTAAATCATTCTATGTCACCGCGGATGGGATCGAACACATTCTACAGTTTGCAATTGAAGATTGGTGGATCGGCGATATTGCCAGCTTTAATTATCAGGAGCCAGCGCTTCAAAATATCCAAGCTTTGGAAAACGCTGTGGTACTTACACTGTCAAAAAAAAATAAAGACAAACTTTACGAAGATCATCCAATCTTTGAGAAACTCTCCAGGATAATGGCCCAACGTGCCCAAATAGCATCGCAGCACCGTATTATCTCGAGCATAGGTTTTACAGCACAAGAGCGGTATCTGGATTTCATCAAAAGGTATCCTAAAATCTATCCGCGGATCTCCAATATGCAATTAGCATCCTATCTTGGCGTCACGCAAGAGTTTTTAAGCCGTCTAAAAAGACAAATATTAAAGCCGAATCGAAATTCTTGA
- a CDS encoding GNAT family N-acetyltransferase, with amino-acid sequence MKFVAPNTLENDKVVLRIIEPADFDTLYQVARDPLIWEQHPNRDRWKEDVFRQFFEGALASKSAYLILDKESGACIGSTRYYGLDEAEKSIFVGYTFYARAYWGAGINPLVKEMMFDFAFNFVDRIYLHVGAENYRSQTAVERLGAIKVAEKMVSYVNEPERKNFEYALEKSAWRRIKR; translated from the coding sequence ATGAAGTTTGTTGCACCCAATACTCTTGAAAACGATAAGGTTGTATTACGAATCATAGAACCAGCGGATTTTGATACGCTATATCAAGTTGCCAGAGACCCCCTGATCTGGGAACAGCATCCTAATAGGGACCGCTGGAAGGAAGACGTTTTTCGCCAATTTTTTGAAGGCGCCTTAGCAAGTAAGTCTGCTTATCTGATCTTGGATAAGGAAAGTGGTGCCTGCATCGGTAGTACGCGGTATTATGGCCTTGATGAGGCGGAAAAATCGATTTTTGTTGGGTATACGTTTTATGCCCGTGCATATTGGGGTGCAGGCATCAATCCATTGGTCAAAGAGATGATGTTTGATTTTGCCTTCAATTTTGTGGATCGAATTTACCTGCATGTGGGGGCTGAAAATTATCGTTCTCAGACAGCAGTTGAGCGCTTGGGCGCAATTAAAGTGGCTGAAAAGATGGTCAGCTATGTGAACGAACCTGAACGTAAAAATTTTGAATACGCACTGGAAAAATCTGCCTGGCGGCGAATCAAGAGATAA
- a CDS encoding DUF1634 domain-containing protein gives MKQVFSKHYWGDKDISLLVGQILRIGVILASSILILGGIFYLIVHGQDTVPNYRDFVGEGNSNTTITGIITGAFSRNIPQVIQLGVLLLICTPIVRVIGSLFGFVIEKDRLYIIITLIVLTVIIGSILSGIKG, from the coding sequence ATGAAACAAGTATTTTCGAAACACTATTGGGGAGACAAGGACATCTCACTTTTGGTAGGGCAAATTTTACGTATTGGCGTTATACTCGCCTCCTCTATTCTTATCCTTGGCGGTATCTTCTACCTCATTGTTCATGGACAGGATACCGTACCGAATTACAGAGATTTTGTCGGTGAGGGGAATTCCAACACAACAATTACCGGAATTATTACCGGGGCCTTTAGCCGAAATATTCCACAGGTTATACAGTTAGGTGTACTTCTATTGATTTGCACCCCTATTGTACGCGTGATCGGCTCGTTATTTGGGTTTGTCATCGAGAAGGACAGGCTTTACATTATTATCACATTGATTGTATTAACAGTCATTATAGGCAGTATACTCAGCGGAATCAAGGGATAA
- a CDS encoding sulfite exporter TauE/SafE family protein: MTILTFTIILLLGAFVAGLLGSLTGLGGGVVVIPLLTLLFHVDIRYAIGAALLASIATSSGAATAYVKEGITNIRLGMFLEIATTIGAVIGAVIAIYMPTNTIAIIFGVVLIFSAAMTVRKKNEHALSGGSVLAEKLKLNSTYPADGKLIPYKLTNIAGGFSLMGVAGILSGLLGIGSGSLKVLAMDSMMKIPFKVSTTTSNFMIGVTAAASAVVYLQRGYMDPGIAFPVILGVLCGAITGSKLLKRMNPKTLRIIFAVAITLVALEMIFNGFQHKF, from the coding sequence ATGACTATTCTCACCTTTACAATCATCCTTCTCCTGGGTGCTTTTGTAGCAGGACTCTTAGGATCCCTGACAGGCTTAGGCGGAGGGGTCGTTGTCATCCCTTTATTAACTCTTCTATTTCATGTCGACATCCGTTATGCCATTGGAGCTGCTTTGCTGGCTTCCATAGCGACTTCATCCGGTGCAGCTACAGCCTACGTCAAGGAAGGCATCACCAACATCCGGCTCGGGATGTTTCTTGAAATTGCAACTACCATTGGAGCAGTGATCGGCGCTGTTATTGCCATTTACATGCCTACGAATACCATTGCAATCATCTTTGGTGTTGTACTTATCTTCTCTGCGGCTATGACGGTACGTAAGAAAAACGAACACGCACTTTCCGGCGGTTCGGTCCTGGCAGAAAAATTGAAGCTGAACAGTACCTATCCTGCTGATGGCAAATTAATTCCATACAAACTTACCAACATAGCCGGAGGCTTCTCTTTGATGGGGGTTGCAGGAATACTTTCTGGATTATTGGGCATTGGATCCGGATCCCTTAAAGTACTAGCAATGGACAGCATGATGAAAATTCCATTTAAAGTCAGTACCACAACGAGCAACTTTATGATCGGTGTCACCGCAGCTGCTTCTGCAGTGGTCTATTTACAAAGAGGTTATATGGATCCAGGTATTGCTTTTCCAGTTATCCTAGGCGTATTATGCGGCGCCATTACCGGATCCAAGCTCTTAAAACGGATGAATCCGAAGACTTTACGCATTATTTTCGCCGTCGCCATTACATTGGTGGCATTGGAAATGATCTTCAACGGATTCCAGCATAAATTCTAA